CCCCTGCAGGAATTGCCCACGCGTAAACCGTGACAGGCTGCAGCAGCCACTGAGGCAGATTCGCCCACACGGTGAAGCCAGCGATGCGGAAGACAAACTGCAGCGACACCCACCAACCGCCCGCACCCAATAGCCCTAAACACACGATGACGGCGAGGCTCAAACAAGCCGCCAGCCACGAACCGCCGCCGAAGGCGATGGCGGCGGCGTAAAAGGGCAAACACAAAACAGCGAGGTAAACCTGCATGAAGAGCGGAAAGATGGGCAATGCCAGTGTCATCCACAAAGGCGGCACGCCCGTCAGCAATAACTGCGGGAGCACTTCCTGCCGAACGAAATGCCTTGCCCGCCGCCACAAATGTGTCCCGTAAATGCTGGCGATGATGAAATGCACCCACGCCACGACTTCAAACAGGATGGGACCAACCCGGTGCAGTGGCACCGCCCTGTTGACCGAAATCGCGAGGGCGAGGGCAAATGCCAGCCACATAGCACCCAGCGCCACACCCCAATGCATGAAGGCTTGCCTCATGTTCCGCCGTTGCTGCCGCCACAAGACAGCAAAAAACGGGTTTTCGTTAGGCGACAGCATGAACCGAACCGTCTCAGCAAAAGTGCGCCGGCGCACGATGGTCGTCACGAACGGATGCCAATCCGTTCTCCTTGCCCGTCTTTCGCTTCTTTCGCGGTTAACGGGTGCTTACGCTCATCCCGCTTGCTTGGCATTTACTATGCCACTGTTCGGTCAGAGCCAATTGGCAAGGCTGTTGCTTTCCTGTCCATCTTCCATGTCAGCGACAAAATGTAGTAACGGACAATTTGCGGAGCGGATGGACGAAGAGAAGTTAAGGGACAAAGGGGTGAAGCGAAGGGTGCAGCGGCGTCATGGTGTCACCGCTTTAGGGTTCGCAGGAGCGATGTTGGCAGCGTTTAGCGGATTCAGTCCGCCTAGTCAGCCCGCAGGCGAAACTGTCGTTCGTTTGACGATCAACCCCGCGCAAGTTATCCACCGTGTCGACGAGAAGATCTACGCTCACTTCCTTGAGCACATTTATCACTCCGTGCACGGCGGGTTATGGGGTGAGATGGTTTGGAACCGCAGTTTTGAAGAGGTGCCGTCAGAGGGGCTGTGGTCGGTTGACAACGGAACGCTGGTGCAAGAGGCGATCGCCGAAAATGTGCGGCTGGTTTTCGGGGACTTGCGCTGGAGCGACTACGAATTTACGCTGGAGGCACAAAAGGTGGACGGACACGAAGGGTTTTTGGTGCTGTTTCGGGTGCAAAGCGATCGCGACTTTTACTGGCTGAACTTGGGCGGATGGGACAATACCCGCCACGCCATTGAACGGGGACGGACAGGACAAGGGCGATGGCGCGTGGTGTCACCGATGGTGCCCGGGCGCATTGAAGCGGGACATTGGTATCGCATCCGCCTGCGATGCGAAGGGAACCGTTTTCAAGTGTGGCTGAACGACCACCGGTTGCTGGACTTTACCGACAACGAGGCACCAATTCTGCAGGGAGGCGTAGGGGTCGGGACTTGGAACACACGCGCTCGCTTCCGCAACCTGAAAATCACGGCTTTGGACGGCACCGTGCTATTTCAAGGGTTGCCGCAGGTCGCGCCAACGCCAACAGCCCGCCACTGGCAAGTGGTCGGCACGGGTGTGTTCGCGTTGACAACCGATAACCCGCTCAACAGTCAACGCTGTCAACTCGTCGCTTGCTCTGACGGCGAAGCCGGGGTGCGTCAAGCGCCCATGAGCGTGAGGGCGGGCGAAAAGTATCACGGTTCCGTGTGGGTGCGGGGAAAAGCGCCTAACGGGTTGGTCGTGCGATTGCGTGACGGACGCCGCACACTTGCTGAGCAGCGTCTGCCCGCACCGATAGGAACTTGGCGGGAGGTCACTTTCACTCTCACCCCGAGGGCATCGGCAAACGACGCCGCGCTGGAACTCGTCGCTTTGCCACCCGCCCGTGTTTGGTTAGACCAAGTCAGCCTGATGGCGGAAAGCAGTCGCCGCACCGGAGGCTTCCGCCCTGATTTGTTGGACGCTTTGAAAGGGCTGCGCCCGACAGCCATCCGTTGGCCGGGCGGTTGTTTCGCATCGGCTTACCGCTGGAAAGACGGCATCGGTCCGCAACACCAACGCCGCACTTACCCGCGCCCGATATGGGACGACCTTGAGGTCAACGCTTTCGGCACCGATGAGTTCATCCGGTTGTGTCGGTTGGTAGGGGCAGAACCTATCCTTGTCATCAACATCGGCACGAGGCTGTGGAACGGGGCGAACGCCGACGAACAGGCGTTCTTGCAGGATGCCATGGACTGGGTGGAATATTGCAACGGTGCGGCGACCTCCCGATGGGGGCGTATGCGCGCCGTCAACGGGCACCCTGAACCGTATGCCGTCAAACTGTGGGAAATTGACAACGAGACTTGGCACATGGGCGCCGAAGCGTATGCCGAAGCGGTGCGGCGGTTTGTGCCCGCTCTCAAAAAAGTTGACCCCACCATCAAAATCATCGCCTGCGGCAGCGGCGGGTTAGGTGAAGGGGCGTTGCGGTGGAACCGCACCCTCATTGAGCGGTGCGCCGAATTGATTGACTACCTGAGCATCCACCATTACGAAGACCCCAACCGCTTTGCGGACGGTCCTGCAGCCTTTGAACGCTTCATTCGCGAGACAGCGAAAATCGTCGCGAACTCGCGTAACCCCAACATCAAACTGTTCGTCTCAGAATGGAACGCGCAGAGCACGGACTGGCGGACGGGCTTGTATGCGGCGGGGCTGCTGAATGTTTTTGAGCGGTGCGGTGATGTCGTGGAAATAGCCAGCCCCGCCCTGTTGATGCGCCATTGGCGATCGGGGGTGCGACCGGACGGTCAGCGGGAGTGGGACAATGCGTTCATCAACTTTGACCATCGCACTTGGTTCCCCGCACCCAACTATGTCGTGATGAAACTGTGGCGGGACCATTACGCCCCTTTCGTGGTCGCCATGGAGGGGCTTGCCCACCCTCTCAACGCCATCGCGACGAAATCGGCGGACGGCAAAACAGTGTTCATCAAAGTCGTTAACCCATCGTCGCAAACTGTTTCCGCGATATGGCAAATCGCTGCCGATAGCCTCGTCGTTAACGCCAAAGCATCTGTCGTCGCGCCCGGCGATCTCTCGGCGCGCAACGCACTGACGGCGCCGCACCGCGTTCGCCCCCGATCGGCAAAAACCCGTCACGACGGACAAACTGTTCAAATCACCCTTCCGCCCTTTTCCGCTGCCGTCGTCACTGTTCAACTGAAGTGAAACGGGTTTTGACCGACAATGACGGCGTGGCGTAACGGTTCATCGCTTGCAATGAAGCAACCGTCGGTAACGATGCAATTGGCGAGGTGCGTTCCAGGAGCGATAGAGGTGTGGGACCAAAGGATGGAGCGCTCCACGACAGCGCCACGCCCGATACGGCACCCGTCCCCGACCACTGTTTCACCGCCGACGATGGCGCCTTCGTCCACGACCGTCGCGGCACCGATGGCACACGGGGGAACGAGCCGTGCCGTGTCGGCAACTTGGGCTGAAGGGTGGATGAACACGCAAGGGGCAACCTCGCGCAGCGGACACTCGTGAAGGATCACCCGTTTGTGCAAAGCAGCGATGTTAGCGCCCCAATAGTTACCGATGTGCCCGATATCGTTCCAGTAGCCGTCGCTGACAA
This window of the bacterium HR17 genome carries:
- a CDS encoding Extracellular exo-alpha-L-arabinofuranosidase — protein: MDEEKLRDKGVKRRVQRRHGVTALGFAGAMLAAFSGFSPPSQPAGETVVRLTINPAQVIHRVDEKIYAHFLEHIYHSVHGGLWGEMVWNRSFEEVPSEGLWSVDNGTLVQEAIAENVRLVFGDLRWSDYEFTLEAQKVDGHEGFLVLFRVQSDRDFYWLNLGGWDNTRHAIERGRTGQGRWRVVSPMVPGRIEAGHWYRIRLRCEGNRFQVWLNDHRLLDFTDNEAPILQGGVGVGTWNTRARFRNLKITALDGTVLFQGLPQVAPTPTARHWQVVGTGVFALTTDNPLNSQRCQLVACSDGEAGVRQAPMSVRAGEKYHGSVWVRGKAPNGLVVRLRDGRRTLAEQRLPAPIGTWREVTFTLTPRASANDAALELVALPPARVWLDQVSLMAESSRRTGGFRPDLLDALKGLRPTAIRWPGGCFASAYRWKDGIGPQHQRRTYPRPIWDDLEVNAFGTDEFIRLCRLVGAEPILVINIGTRLWNGANADEQAFLQDAMDWVEYCNGAATSRWGRMRAVNGHPEPYAVKLWEIDNETWHMGAEAYAEAVRRFVPALKKVDPTIKIIACGSGGLGEGALRWNRTLIERCAELIDYLSIHHYEDPNRFADGPAAFERFIRETAKIVANSRNPNIKLFVSEWNAQSTDWRTGLYAAGLLNVFERCGDVVEIASPALLMRHWRSGVRPDGQREWDNAFINFDHRTWFPAPNYVVMKLWRDHYAPFVVAMEGLAHPLNAIATKSADGKTVFIKVVNPSSQTVSAIWQIAADSLVVNAKASVVAPGDLSARNALTAPHRVRPRSAKTRHDGQTVQITLPPFSAAVVTVQLK